One Kineococcus radiotolerans SRS30216 = ATCC BAA-149 DNA window includes the following coding sequences:
- a CDS encoding FkbM family methyltransferase produces the protein MQSWGELLEPSRLTAVVDIGANPIDGDPPYAPMLRAGLCTVVGFEPQPDALAKLHAAAGPNERYLPHAVGDGGEHELKVTWMGGMTSLFEPDVARLSALNEFARYGQVLSRVPVSTTRLDDVADLGPLDLLKIDVQGSELMIFQNGRRTLADAVAVHTEVSFVPLYEGQPMFHEVDAELRAQGFLPHAFAALKKWAIAPAVLDGDIFENHQQVIEADVAYVKDFGRLEELSREQLTHLALLAHHVYASPDLTVRCLVQLVADGHVDGEVVPAYGAAIGRSLTTNGVRSDV, from the coding sequence GTGCAGTCGTGGGGAGAACTCCTCGAACCGTCGCGGTTGACCGCGGTGGTGGACATCGGGGCCAACCCCATCGACGGCGACCCGCCCTACGCGCCGATGCTGCGCGCGGGCCTGTGCACGGTGGTGGGCTTCGAGCCCCAGCCCGACGCCCTGGCGAAGCTGCACGCCGCCGCCGGGCCCAACGAGCGCTACCTGCCGCACGCCGTGGGCGACGGCGGGGAGCACGAGCTCAAGGTCACCTGGATGGGCGGGATGACCAGCCTCTTCGAACCCGACGTGGCGCGGCTGTCGGCCCTCAACGAGTTCGCCCGCTACGGGCAGGTGCTGTCCCGGGTGCCGGTCTCGACGACCCGCCTCGACGACGTGGCCGACCTCGGGCCGCTGGACCTGCTGAAGATCGACGTGCAGGGCTCGGAGCTGATGATCTTCCAGAACGGCAGGCGCACCCTCGCCGACGCCGTCGCGGTCCACACCGAGGTGTCCTTCGTCCCCCTCTACGAGGGGCAGCCGATGTTCCACGAGGTCGACGCGGAGCTGCGCGCCCAGGGCTTCCTGCCGCACGCCTTCGCCGCGCTGAAGAAGTGGGCCATCGCCCCGGCCGTCCTGGACGGGGACATCTTCGAGAACCACCAGCAGGTCATCGAGGCCGACGTCGCCTACGTCAAGGACTTCGGCCGCCTGGAGGAGCTGAGCCGCGAGCAGCTCACCCACCTCGCGCTGCTGGCCCACCACGTCTACGCCTCCCCGGACCTCACCGTGCGCTGCCTCGTGCAGCTCGTGGCCGACGGCCACGTCGACGGCGAGGTCGTGCCTGCCTACGGCGCGGCGATCGGGCGCTCGCTCACCACGAACGGCGTGCGCTCCGACGTCTGA
- a CDS encoding glycosyltransferase family 2 protein, with product MSPLVSVVVPHYEDPHALDLVLTALELQDHPALEVVVADDGSATAPDPGPRPYPVRVVSQPDEGFRAAAARNLGAAAAGGEVLCFLDADTVPEPGYVSAVVRALAGADLVVGRRRHADLAALGPAGLVRWFRGEGPAPEEFEEPAWLREAYERTDDLRAAGDDAYRFVISAVLAVTRDLFDAVGGFEEAFTAYGGEDWEFAHRCWLAGAGFVHARDAVAWHDGPDFAGRTDEDAARRSRNGEGLTLARFVTDPAARGTGLVWEQPDVVVTLDDRGGDPADVVLSVRSLLRGTDAGVWLAEGPSPVEDPRVHVGPPPAGVLGRCRFRVELDAPLVLEGADLRELTDVAPVRVDGLLVRRTRDLARGVPREPAVFPGASAAPASGTDLQRVWGREDHRRRPRLQTSERTPFVVSERPIAAP from the coding sequence GTGAGCCCGCTGGTGTCGGTGGTGGTCCCGCACTACGAGGACCCCCACGCCCTCGACCTCGTCCTCACCGCCCTGGAGCTGCAGGACCACCCGGCCCTGGAGGTCGTCGTCGCCGACGACGGGTCGGCCACCGCCCCCGACCCCGGTCCGCGCCCCTACCCCGTGCGCGTCGTCAGCCAGCCCGACGAGGGGTTCCGCGCCGCCGCCGCCCGCAACCTCGGCGCCGCCGCCGCGGGCGGGGAGGTCCTGTGCTTCCTCGACGCCGACACCGTCCCCGAACCCGGCTACGTCTCCGCGGTGGTGCGCGCCCTGGCCGGCGCGGACCTCGTGGTGGGCCGGCGCCGGCACGCCGACCTCGCCGCCCTCGGTCCCGCCGGTCTCGTCCGCTGGTTCCGCGGCGAGGGCCCCGCGCCGGAGGAGTTCGAGGAACCGGCGTGGCTGCGGGAGGCCTACGAGCGCACCGACGACCTGCGCGCCGCCGGCGACGACGCCTACCGCTTCGTCATCTCCGCCGTCCTCGCCGTCACCCGCGACCTCTTCGACGCGGTGGGGGGCTTCGAGGAGGCGTTCACCGCCTACGGCGGGGAGGACTGGGAGTTCGCCCACCGCTGCTGGCTGGCCGGGGCGGGCTTCGTCCACGCCCGCGACGCGGTGGCCTGGCACGACGGACCCGACTTCGCCGGCCGCACCGACGAGGACGCCGCGCGGCGCTCCCGCAACGGCGAGGGGCTCACCCTGGCCCGCTTCGTGACCGACCCCGCGGCCCGCGGCACCGGCCTGGTGTGGGAGCAGCCCGACGTCGTCGTGACGCTCGACGACCGCGGCGGCGACCCGGCCGACGTCGTGCTCTCGGTGCGCTCGCTGCTGCGCGGCACCGACGCCGGGGTGTGGCTGGCGGAGGGGCCCTCCCCGGTGGAGGACCCCCGCGTCCACGTGGGGCCCCCGCCCGCGGGCGTCCTGGGCCGGTGCCGGTTCCGCGTCGAGCTCGACGCCCCGCTCGTGCTGGAGGGGGCGGACCTGCGCGAGCTCACCGACGTGGCGCCGGTGCGGGTGGACGGGCTGCTGGTGCGGCGGACCCGGGACCTCGCCCGGGGGGTCCCCCGCGAGCCCGCGGTGTTCCCGGGCGCGTCGGCGGCCCCGGCGTCCGGGACGGACCTGCAGCGGGTCTGGGGCCGTGAGGACCACCGGCGGCGGCCCCGGCTTCAGACGTCGGAGCGCACGCCGTTCGTGGTGAGCGAGCGCCCGATCGCCGCGCCGTAG
- a CDS encoding glycosyltransferase produces the protein MSAPFTALVVGPAEHGVTATALAQWELLRTDPGATLVRRGTRPAAAGVLAELAALPPGPLLVHVTDRLFGADADEAADVVVALAGGAGPARPLVVVLHDLPQPSDGPVNHPRRAAAYARVARAAARVVVASRHEERLLAACGVDVRCDVVPLPVPAFPPTGPADPAAALREVAVLGFLYPGKGHEQVLDALDVLPAPVGVTALGRPSDGHEDLVDDLVRRARERGRAFRVTGWVPDADLPGLLRSPLLPVAPHAHLSASGSINAWIGAGRRPLVPRSDYVAELLERAPGCVEVYDELAPALRAAWEDPARTWLDGPAGPTLAETVEQVRRVLAEAAGVAR, from the coding sequence GTGAGCGCCCCGTTCACCGCCCTCGTCGTGGGACCGGCCGAGCACGGGGTGACCGCGACCGCGCTGGCCCAGTGGGAGCTGCTGCGCACCGACCCCGGCGCGACGCTGGTGCGCCGGGGCACCCGCCCCGCCGCGGCCGGCGTCCTGGCCGAGCTGGCGGCGCTGCCGCCCGGCCCGCTGCTCGTCCACGTCACCGACCGGCTCTTCGGGGCGGACGCCGACGAGGCCGCCGACGTCGTCGTCGCGCTCGCCGGCGGGGCGGGTCCGGCCCGTCCCCTCGTGGTGGTCCTGCACGACCTGCCCCAGCCCAGCGACGGGCCGGTGAACCACCCCCGCCGGGCCGCGGCGTACGCGCGGGTGGCGCGGGCCGCGGCCCGGGTCGTCGTCGCCAGCCGGCACGAGGAGCGGCTGCTCGCGGCGTGCGGGGTGGACGTGCGCTGCGACGTCGTGCCGCTGCCCGTCCCGGCGTTCCCGCCCACCGGCCCGGCCGACCCGGCAGCCGCGCTGCGCGAGGTCGCGGTCCTGGGCTTCCTCTACCCCGGCAAGGGCCACGAGCAGGTGCTCGACGCCCTCGACGTCCTGCCCGCCCCCGTCGGGGTGACGGCCCTGGGCCGCCCCTCCGACGGCCACGAGGACCTCGTGGACGACCTGGTGCGGCGCGCGCGCGAGCGGGGCCGGGCGTTCCGCGTGACGGGGTGGGTGCCCGACGCGGACCTGCCCGGGCTGCTGCGCTCGCCGCTGCTGCCCGTCGCCCCGCACGCGCACCTGTCCGCCTCGGGGTCCATCAACGCGTGGATCGGGGCGGGCCGGCGGCCGCTGGTGCCGCGCAGCGACTACGTGGCGGAGCTGCTGGAGCGCGCGCCGGGCTGCGTGGAGGTCTACGACGAGCTGGCCCCGGCGCTGCGCGCGGCGTGGGAGGACCCCGCCCGGACGTGGCTGGACGGCCCGGCCGGGCCGACGCTGGCGGAGACCGTGGAGCAGGTGCGCCGCGTGCTGGCCGAGGCGGCCGGGGTGGCCCGGTGA
- a CDS encoding WcbI family polysaccharide biosynthesis putative acetyltransferase produces MDGRTRHYGTFYGLDPVPEDDGRPLVLVHGNCQAESLRVLLGRDGSPVRTVRIPPVHELEAGDLPHLDRLLAHVDVLVSQPVRADYRDLPLGTAQLLARAARAPRPVVVPVVRWAALFPFQVIVRSPAAGEPPVVPYHDLRTLTLAAGRAPLPEVPAADAVRAVRDLSVRELTERCRRHGALEVVDLLLAAGAGAAHVVNHPGNPVLVGLARRVLEAAGLPGEVAEPQRTLLDSVHAPVLPQVLAALGLEGPDGGGGAPAWVVAGREVADEEVRAAHLDWYRAHPGVAEAGLARHAEAAALLA; encoded by the coding sequence GTGGACGGACGCACGCGGCACTACGGGACCTTCTACGGGCTGGACCCGGTGCCCGAGGACGACGGGCGCCCGCTGGTGCTCGTGCACGGCAACTGCCAGGCGGAGTCGCTGCGGGTCCTGCTGGGCCGGGACGGATCACCCGTGCGGACGGTGCGGATCCCGCCGGTGCACGAGCTGGAGGCCGGCGACCTGCCCCACCTGGACCGGCTGCTGGCCCACGTCGACGTCCTCGTCTCCCAGCCCGTGCGCGCGGACTACCGCGACCTGCCGCTGGGCACCGCGCAGCTGCTGGCGCGCGCGGCGCGCGCCCCGCGCCCGGTCGTGGTGCCGGTCGTGCGGTGGGCGGCGCTGTTCCCCTTCCAGGTCATCGTCCGCTCCCCCGCGGCCGGTGAACCGCCGGTCGTGCCGTACCACGACCTGCGGACGCTGACCCTGGCCGCGGGCCGCGCCCCGCTGCCGGAGGTGCCCGCCGCCGACGCCGTGCGGGCGGTGCGGGACCTGTCGGTGCGGGAGCTGACCGAGCGCTGCCGCCGCCACGGCGCGCTCGAGGTCGTCGACCTGCTGCTGGCCGCCGGCGCCGGGGCCGCGCACGTCGTCAACCACCCCGGCAACCCCGTGCTGGTGGGGCTGGCGCGCCGGGTCCTGGAGGCGGCCGGGCTGCCCGGGGAGGTGGCCGAGCCGCAGCGGACCCTGCTGGACAGCGTCCACGCCCCCGTCCTGCCGCAGGTGCTGGCCGCCCTCGGCCTGGAGGGTCCCGACGGCGGTGGCGGCGCGCCCGCGTGGGTCGTGGCGGGCCGGGAGGTGGCCGACGAGGAGGTCCGCGCGGCCCACCTGGACTGGTACCGCGCCCACCCGGGGGTCGCCGAGGCCGGGCTGGCCCGCCACGCCGAGGCCGCGGCGCTGCTCGCGTGA
- a CDS encoding glycosyltransferase, producing MLDSETAPPGTRRQRARLRADPAERRAADRLRVAVLGPSRYPVAEPYAGGLESFVGNLVAGLRARGHRVLLFAAAGSPGAQPEALSGGGWRPDELARADASMPAEAFMVEHHSHLDVLTALRTTYAGEVDVVHNHSLHYLPLSLADTLPVPVVTTLHTPPTPWLTSALAAGGGSGAFTAVSSFTARQWAPWVPHAQVVLNGVEPRRWPLGPGGRGLLWFGRIVPEKAPHLALRAAARAGHHLDVVGPVGDEEYFAAQVAPRLGAGATYRGHLGGDDLARVVGRASAVLMTPSWDEPFGLVAAEAAMSGTPVVAFDRGGVSEVLRPHVLPAMGAVVPADDVEAMAGAVEDVLALDRRDVRRAALAHLSFERAVSAYESILRSVAARTAVQLDVAAS from the coding sequence GTGCTCGACAGTGAAACCGCTCCGCCCGGCACCCGGCGGCAGCGTGCCCGGTTGCGGGCGGACCCCGCGGAGCGCCGCGCCGCCGACCGGTTGAGGGTCGCCGTCCTCGGCCCCTCCCGGTACCCGGTGGCCGAGCCCTACGCCGGCGGGCTGGAGTCGTTCGTGGGCAACCTCGTCGCCGGGCTGCGCGCCCGCGGGCACCGGGTGCTGCTGTTCGCCGCGGCCGGCTCCCCCGGGGCCCAGCCGGAGGCGCTCTCCGGCGGGGGGTGGCGCCCGGACGAGCTCGCCCGCGCCGACGCCTCGATGCCCGCCGAGGCCTTCATGGTCGAGCACCACTCCCACCTCGACGTGCTCACCGCGCTGCGCACCACCTACGCCGGCGAGGTCGACGTGGTGCACAACCACTCCCTGCACTACCTGCCGCTGTCGCTGGCCGACACGCTGCCCGTCCCCGTCGTGACGACCCTGCACACCCCGCCCACGCCGTGGCTGACCTCGGCGCTGGCCGCGGGCGGGGGGTCCGGCGCCTTCACCGCGGTCAGCAGCTTCACGGCCCGGCAGTGGGCGCCGTGGGTGCCGCACGCCCAGGTCGTCCTCAACGGCGTCGAGCCCCGCCGCTGGCCGCTGGGACCGGGCGGGCGCGGCCTGCTCTGGTTCGGGCGGATCGTGCCGGAGAAGGCCCCCCACCTCGCGCTGCGGGCCGCCGCCCGCGCCGGGCACCACCTCGACGTGGTGGGCCCGGTGGGCGACGAGGAGTACTTCGCGGCCCAGGTCGCGCCGCGGCTGGGGGCGGGGGCGACCTACCGCGGCCACCTCGGCGGCGACGACCTGGCCCGGGTGGTGGGACGGGCGTCGGCGGTGCTCATGACGCCGTCCTGGGACGAGCCGTTCGGCCTCGTCGCCGCCGAGGCGGCGATGTCGGGCACGCCCGTGGTGGCCTTCGACCGCGGCGGGGTCTCGGAGGTCCTGCGTCCCCACGTGCTGCCCGCGATGGGCGCGGTCGTGCCCGCCGACGACGTCGAGGCCATGGCCGGCGCCGTGGAGGACGTCCTGGCCCTGGACCGGCGCGACGTGCGGCGCGCGGCGCTCGCGCACCTGTCCTTCGAGCGCGCCGTCAGCGCCTACGAGTCGATCCTGCGCTCGGTCGCGGCCCGCACCGCGGTCCAGCTCGACGTCGCCGCGTCGTAG
- a CDS encoding glycosyltransferase family 2 protein — translation MTGRTAVLTIVHGRHDHLRGQLLGLQRSASVPRWHVVAAMGDPAVRDVVAEHAGPGPTETVLVDVPVGADGELPLARARNAAAAAAVERGAELLVLLDVDCVPSPGLLGAYERAARAVAADPGAPGPALLCGAVTYLPEGVLVRTAEDLDRLPGLTRPHRARPAPAPGEVRRAEESQWWLFWSLSFATTARDWQRFGGFSEEYRGYGGEDTDVAATVRSLGGSLHWVGGADAFHQHHPTQDPPVQHLDAILRNVAVFQRRWGWHPMGGWLERFRELGLVDYDAATSSWTAVRAATERRIDS, via the coding sequence GTGACGGGGCGGACCGCGGTGCTGACCATCGTCCACGGCCGCCACGACCACCTGCGCGGGCAGCTGCTCGGGTTGCAGCGCAGCGCGTCCGTGCCGCGCTGGCACGTCGTCGCCGCGATGGGCGACCCGGCGGTGCGCGACGTGGTCGCCGAGCACGCCGGGCCCGGGCCCACGGAGACCGTCCTCGTCGACGTCCCCGTCGGCGCGGACGGGGAGCTGCCGCTGGCCCGGGCCCGCAACGCGGCCGCCGCCGCCGCGGTCGAGCGCGGCGCGGAGCTGCTCGTGCTCCTCGACGTCGACTGCGTCCCCTCCCCGGGCCTGCTGGGCGCCTACGAGCGCGCCGCCCGCGCCGTGGCCGCCGACCCCGGCGCCCCCGGCCCGGCGCTGCTGTGCGGGGCGGTGACCTACCTGCCCGAGGGGGTCCTCGTCCGCACGGCGGAGGACCTCGACCGGCTGCCGGGCCTCACCCGCCCCCACCGCGCCCGCCCGGCCCCCGCGCCGGGGGAGGTGCGGCGCGCGGAGGAGTCGCAGTGGTGGCTGTTCTGGTCGCTGTCCTTCGCCACCACCGCGCGCGACTGGCAGCGCTTCGGGGGGTTCTCCGAGGAGTACCGCGGCTACGGCGGGGAGGACACCGACGTCGCGGCGACGGTCCGCTCCCTCGGCGGGAGCCTGCACTGGGTCGGCGGCGCCGACGCCTTCCACCAGCACCACCCCACCCAGGACCCGCCCGTGCAGCACCTCGACGCGATCCTGCGCAACGTCGCGGTGTTCCAGCGGCGCTGGGGGTGGCACCCCATGGGCGGCTGGCTGGAGCGGTTCCGGGAGCTGGGGCTGGTCGACTACGACGCGGCGACGTCGAGCTGGACCGCGGTGCGGGCCGCGACCGAGCGCAGGATCGACTCGTAG
- a CDS encoding glycosyltransferase — MIGWYVHHQGAGHRQRLTAVAAHLRTPVTALSSAPRPADWTGGWVELAPDDTPPVDRASAEAGGRLHWVPLHHAGLRARSAAIAGWIEAARPRLLVADVSVEVTLLARLCGVPVVVAAMLGDRHDAPHRLGRDVAQALLAPWPAPAGSAPSKVVHVGAFSRFDGRPTRPDRVRPGSVLVLWGSGGRDVGEEAFRAARDATPGWTWEYLVPGSPLSTGGDVWDALQRAEVVVVHGGHNAVAEVAAARRPAVVVAQERPFDEQRRRADLLRAEGLVALDAWPAAADWPGLLERARAVGAGPWARWAPGDGAQRAARFLDDLAREQR, encoded by the coding sequence GTGATCGGCTGGTACGTGCACCACCAGGGCGCCGGGCACCGCCAGCGCCTCACCGCCGTCGCCGCCCACCTGCGCACCCCCGTCACCGCGCTCAGCTCCGCCCCCCGCCCCGCCGACTGGACCGGCGGCTGGGTCGAGCTGGCCCCCGACGACACCCCGCCGGTGGACCGCGCCTCCGCCGAGGCCGGGGGCCGGCTGCACTGGGTCCCGCTGCACCACGCCGGCCTGCGCGCGCGCTCGGCCGCGATCGCCGGCTGGATCGAGGCCGCGCGCCCGCGGCTGCTGGTCGCCGACGTCTCGGTGGAGGTGACCCTGCTGGCGCGGCTGTGCGGGGTGCCCGTCGTCGTGGCCGCCATGCTCGGGGACCGCCACGACGCCCCGCACCGGCTGGGCCGCGACGTGGCGCAGGCGCTGCTCGCCCCCTGGCCCGCCCCCGCCGGGTCCGCCCCCTCGAAGGTCGTCCACGTGGGGGCGTTCTCCCGCTTCGACGGCCGGCCCACCCGCCCCGACCGCGTCCGGCCCGGGTCGGTGCTGGTGCTGTGGGGCAGCGGGGGCCGCGACGTGGGCGAGGAGGCGTTCCGGGCCGCGCGGGACGCGACCCCGGGCTGGACGTGGGAGTACCTGGTCCCCGGGTCGCCGCTCTCCACCGGCGGCGACGTGTGGGACGCCCTGCAGCGGGCCGAGGTCGTCGTCGTGCACGGCGGCCACAACGCCGTCGCCGAGGTCGCCGCCGCCCGGCGCCCCGCCGTCGTCGTCGCCCAGGAACGCCCCTTCGACGAGCAGCGCCGGCGCGCGGACCTGCTGCGCGCCGAGGGTCTGGTGGCGCTGGACGCGTGGCCGGCGGCCGCGGACTGGCCCGGGCTGCTGGAGCGGGCCCGGGCCGTGGGCGCCGGGCCGTGGGCGCGCTGGGCCCCCGGCGACGGCGCGCAGCGCGCCGCGCGGTTCCTCGACGACCTCGCGCGGGAGCAGCGGTGA
- a CDS encoding thymidylate synthase — protein MAEQRIDTQYEDLLRHVLATGTPKSDRTGTGTRSVFGHQLRYDLSAGFPLVTTKRVHFKSIALELLWFLRGDGNVRWLQERGVTIWDEWADENGDLGPVYGVQWRSWPTPDGRHVDQIAQVLHTLRTDPDSRRMVVSAWNVAELDRMALAPCHAFFQFHVADGKLSCQLYQRSADLFLGVPFNIASYALLTHLVAAEVGLEVGDFVWTGGDVHVYDNHVEQVTEQLTRTPYPFPRLAVRPAGLFEHEYEDFEVLDYRHHPAIKAPVAV, from the coding sequence GTGGCTGAGCAGCGGATCGACACCCAGTACGAGGACCTGCTGCGGCACGTCCTCGCCACCGGCACCCCCAAGTCCGACCGCACCGGCACGGGCACCCGCAGCGTCTTCGGCCACCAGCTGCGCTACGACCTGTCCGCGGGGTTCCCGCTGGTCACGACCAAGCGCGTGCACTTCAAGTCGATCGCGCTGGAGCTGCTGTGGTTCCTGCGCGGGGACGGCAACGTCCGCTGGCTGCAGGAACGCGGGGTCACCATCTGGGACGAGTGGGCCGACGAGAACGGCGACCTCGGTCCCGTCTACGGCGTGCAGTGGCGTTCCTGGCCGACGCCCGACGGCCGCCACGTGGACCAGATCGCCCAGGTCCTGCACACCCTGCGCACGGACCCGGACTCCCGGCGGATGGTCGTCTCGGCGTGGAACGTCGCCGAGCTGGACAGGATGGCGCTGGCCCCCTGCCACGCGTTCTTCCAGTTCCACGTGGCCGACGGGAAGCTGTCCTGCCAGCTCTACCAGCGCTCCGCGGACCTCTTCCTCGGGGTGCCGTTCAACATCGCCAGCTACGCGCTGCTGACGCACCTGGTGGCGGCCGAGGTCGGTCTCGAGGTCGGCGACTTCGTCTGGACCGGCGGCGACGTCCACGTCTACGACAACCACGTCGAGCAGGTGACCGAGCAGCTCACCCGCACCCCGTACCCGTTCCCGCGCCTCGCGGTCCGCCCGGCGGGGCTGTTCGAGCACGAGTACGAGGACTTCGAGGTCCTCGACTACCGCCACCACCCCGCGATCAAGGCGCCCGTGGCGGTCTGA
- a CDS encoding dihydrofolate reductase produces the protein MIGLVWAQSRNGVIGAGGRIPWRVPEDLAHFSALTAGSTVVMGRATWESLPARFRPLPGRRNLVLSRDPGYAAEGAEVVHDLPGALAGAGDVWVIGGSAVYRAALEHADVLVVTEVDLVVEGDTRAPEVGPGWERVEVGDWATSTGGPRFRIGTWRRSGRSPRAAGEFVAP, from the coding sequence ATGATCGGTCTCGTCTGGGCCCAGTCGAGGAACGGCGTCATCGGCGCCGGCGGCCGGATCCCGTGGCGGGTGCCGGAGGACCTGGCCCACTTCTCCGCCCTCACCGCCGGGTCCACGGTCGTCATGGGCCGCGCCACCTGGGAGTCGCTGCCCGCGCGGTTCCGTCCCCTGCCGGGCCGGCGCAACCTGGTGCTCTCCCGCGACCCCGGGTACGCGGCCGAGGGGGCCGAGGTCGTGCACGACCTGCCGGGCGCGCTCGCCGGCGCCGGGGACGTGTGGGTGATCGGCGGGTCGGCGGTGTACCGGGCGGCGCTGGAGCACGCCGACGTCCTGGTCGTCACCGAGGTCGACCTCGTCGTCGAGGGCGACACCCGCGCCCCGGAGGTCGGCCCGGGCTGGGAGCGCGTCGAGGTCGGGGACTGGGCCACGTCGACGGGGGGCCCGCGGTTCCGGATCGGCACCTGGCGCCGGTCGGGGCGATCCCCTCGCGCGGCGGGGGAGTTCGTGGCACCGTGA
- a CDS encoding DsbA family oxidoreductase, with protein sequence MKVEIWSDVVCPWCYIGKRRFESALREFERSVPGADVEVEWKSFELDPTAVSVTTRAEGPSDDHVRRLAAKFGQGVEQVRAMVEHVDATAAAEGLEFHQDLSVPTNTVKAHQLLHLARERGVQGAVKERFLRANFTEGEALGDDETLVRLAAEAGLDPVESRAVLAEDRYLDAVRADEAEAAALGARGVPFFVVDRRYGVSGAQPAEQFFQVLDRAWRESRPLTFVGGEDADACGPEGCAV encoded by the coding sequence GTGAAGGTGGAGATCTGGTCCGACGTCGTGTGCCCGTGGTGCTACATCGGCAAGCGCCGCTTCGAGAGCGCGCTGCGCGAGTTCGAGCGCTCGGTGCCGGGCGCCGACGTCGAGGTGGAGTGGAAGTCCTTCGAGCTGGACCCGACGGCGGTCTCGGTGACCACCCGCGCCGAAGGCCCCAGCGACGACCACGTCCGCCGGCTGGCGGCGAAGTTCGGCCAGGGCGTCGAGCAGGTGCGCGCGATGGTCGAGCACGTCGACGCGACGGCCGCGGCGGAGGGGCTGGAGTTCCACCAGGACCTCTCCGTGCCCACCAACACCGTCAAGGCCCACCAGCTCCTGCACCTGGCCCGTGAGCGCGGCGTGCAGGGGGCGGTGAAGGAGCGCTTCCTGCGGGCGAACTTCACCGAAGGCGAGGCCCTGGGCGACGACGAGACGCTGGTGCGCCTCGCCGCCGAGGCTGGGCTGGACCCGGTGGAGTCCCGCGCGGTGCTGGCCGAGGACCGCTACCTCGACGCGGTGCGCGCCGACGAGGCCGAGGCCGCGGCCCTGGGCGCGCGCGGGGTGCCGTTCTTCGTCGTCGACCGCAGGTACGGCGTCTCCGGCGCGCAGCCGGCCGAGCAGTTTTTCCAGGTCCTCGACCGCGCCTGGCGGGAGAGCCGCCCGCTGACGTTCGTCGGCGGTGAGGACGCCGATGCGTGCGGCCCGGAGGGCTGCGCGGTCTGA
- a CDS encoding TerD family protein: MSVTLAKGGNVSLSKVAPNLKEALVGLGWDVRTTTGLDFDLDASALLLGANGKVLSDAHFVFYNQLASPDGSVRHTGDNRTGEGEGDDESIELDLDTVPQEVQKVVFAVSIHDAEARRQSFGQVMNAFIRLVDRADGSEVVRYDLSEDASTETAMVFGEVYRYSGEWKFRAVGQGYASGLRGIAQDFGVDVA, encoded by the coding sequence ATGAGTGTGACTCTGGCCAAGGGCGGCAACGTCTCGCTGTCGAAGGTGGCGCCGAACCTCAAGGAGGCCCTCGTCGGGCTCGGGTGGGACGTGCGGACCACCACGGGCCTCGACTTCGACCTCGACGCCAGCGCCCTGCTGCTCGGCGCGAACGGGAAGGTCCTCTCCGACGCCCACTTCGTCTTCTACAACCAGCTCGCCAGCCCCGACGGCTCGGTGCGCCACACCGGCGACAACCGCACCGGCGAGGGCGAGGGCGACGACGAGAGCATCGAGCTCGACCTGGACACCGTGCCGCAGGAGGTGCAGAAGGTCGTCTTCGCGGTGTCCATCCACGACGCCGAGGCGCGCCGCCAGAGCTTCGGGCAGGTGATGAACGCCTTCATCCGCCTGGTCGACCGCGCCGACGGCAGCGAGGTCGTGCGCTACGACCTCTCCGAGGACGCCTCGACCGAGACGGCCATGGTGTTCGGGGAGGTCTACCGCTACTCCGGGGAGTGGAAGTTCCGCGCCGTCGGGCAGGGCTACGCCTCGGGGCTGCGCGGGATCGCGCAGGACTTCGGCGTCGACGTCGCCTGA
- a CDS encoding TetR/AcrR family transcriptional regulator, whose amino-acid sequence MTPTTTRPGGRSARVGAAVHQAVLDLLAEGGAVTIPQVAARAGVNPTSVYRRWGCVRDLLTDTALARFGTTAAVPDTGSLRGDLHAWATALVAEAARPEELALLRAAVAAGPADVGAPEGFASAGTACLAGRSEQAEAIVAAALARGEDAPSTTRVLDHLVAPVYLRALFGLPAPSVDVLVELLVERLVVPPAALRAAPGDLD is encoded by the coding sequence ATGACGCCGACGACGACGCGACCCGGCGGACGCAGCGCCCGGGTGGGGGCCGCCGTCCACCAGGCCGTCCTCGACCTGCTCGCCGAGGGCGGGGCGGTGACCATCCCGCAGGTCGCCGCCCGCGCGGGGGTGAACCCCACGAGCGTGTACCGGCGCTGGGGCTGCGTCCGGGACCTGCTGACCGACACCGCGCTGGCCCGGTTCGGCACCACCGCCGCGGTCCCCGACACCGGCAGCCTGCGCGGGGACCTGCACGCCTGGGCCACCGCGCTGGTCGCCGAGGCCGCCCGCCCGGAGGAACTGGCCCTGCTGCGCGCCGCGGTCGCCGCCGGTCCCGCCGACGTCGGCGCCCCGGAAGGGTTCGCGTCGGCGGGCACGGCCTGCCTCGCCGGGCGCAGCGAGCAGGCCGAGGCCATCGTGGCCGCCGCCCTCGCCCGCGGCGAGGACGCCCCCAGCACGACCCGGGTGCTGGACCACCTCGTCGCCCCGGTCTACCTCCGGGCGCTGTTCGGCCTGCCCGCCCCCTCCGTCGACGTCCTCGTCGAGCTGCTCGTCGAGCGGCTCGTGGTCCCCCCGGCGGCTCTGCGGGCGGCTCCCGGGGACCTCGACTAG